Proteins from one Belonocnema kinseyi isolate 2016_QV_RU_SX_M_011 chromosome 8, B_treatae_v1, whole genome shotgun sequence genomic window:
- the LOC117179044 gene encoding ubiquitin-conjugating enzyme E2-17 kDa encodes MALKRINKELQDLGRDPPAQCSAGPVGDDLFHWQATIMGPPDSPYQGGVFFLTIHFPTDYPFKPPKVAFTTRIYHPNINSNGSICLDILRSQWSPALTISKVLLSICSLLCDPNPDDPLVPEIARIYKTDREKYNELAREWTRKYAM; translated from the exons GAACTTCAGGACCTAGGAAGGGACCCACCAGCACAATGCTCGGCTGGCCCCGTAGGTGATGATT TATTCCATTGGCAGGCAACAATTATGGGACCA ccTGACAGCCCTTATCAAGGAGGAGtcttttttcttacaattcaCTTTCCCACAGATTATCCATTTAAGCCTCCTAAG GTTGCTTTTACTACAAGAATCTATCACCCTAATATTAACAGTAATGGAAGTATTTGTTTGGATATATTGAGATCGCAGTGGTCTCCCGCACTTACTATATCAAAAG TGTTATTATCGATATGCTCTCTGCTGTGCGATCCAAATCCAGATGACCCTCTGGTACCAGAGATAGCAAGGATATATAAAACAGACAGAGAGAAGTACAACGAGTTGGCACGAGAATGGACGCGCAAGTATGCCATGTGA